In a genomic window of Gossypium arboreum isolate Shixiya-1 chromosome 9, ASM2569848v2, whole genome shotgun sequence:
- the LOC108455617 gene encoding probable 2-oxoglutarate-dependent dioxygenase SLC1 — protein sequence MVIDCKCFRQKYFMSPPEMAMTNGEAKETDEFQKGVRHLLENGVRKLPSKYVLPLSDRPIVDKEQLTVAKSSLKLPIIDFAELQGPNRSQILNSLSSACEEYGFFQVVNHGIPIEVIRNMIDVSARFFNLPYEERSKYMSSDMAAPVRYGTSLNQNKDAVFCWRDFLKLVCHPLSDVVSHWPSSPVDFRESVATYAKETKYLFLRIMEAILESLGLWGATKDDRTPENDEILKQLDGGSQLMVVNCFPPCPEPDLTLGMPPHSDYGFLTLLLQDDVEGLQIQYKGEWITVEPMQNSFVVNIGDHLEIFSNGRYKSVLHRVIVNPAKLRLSVALLHSLPFDYMVRPSPKLIDDANPRRYKDTDFATFLHYISTCEPKKKNFLESRKFT from the exons ATGGTGATTGACTGTAAATGTTTTCGACAGAAATATTTCATGTCTCCCCCTGAAATGGCAATGACAAACGGTGAAGCAAAAGAAACTGACGAGTTCCAGAAAGGAGTAAGGCATCTTCTTGAGAATGGAGTTAGAAAACTTCCTAGTAAGTATGTATTGCCGTTATCTGATCGACCCATTGTGGATAAAGAGCAGCTAACTGTGGCTAAATCTAGTCTTAAACTGCCCATAATCGATTTTGCTGAATTACAAGGCCCGAACCGGTCCCAAATCCTCAACTCCCTCTCCTCTGCTTGTGAAGAATATGGGTTTTTTCAG GTAGTGAATCATGGGATCCCCATTGAAGTTATAAGAAACATGATTGACGTGAGCGCCAGGTTCTTCAATCTCCCATACGAGGAAAGATCCAAGTACATGTCTTCCGACATGGCCGCACCTGTTCGATATGGAACAAGCTTGAATCAGAACAAAGATGCTGTGTTTTGTTGGAGAGACTTCTTGAAGCTTGTCTGCCATCCATTGTCTGATGTTGTCTCTCATTGGCCTTCTTCTCCCGTGGACTTCAG GGAATCAGTGGCCACCTACgcaaaagaaacaaaatactTGTTTCTAAGAATAATGGAGGCCATCCTAGAGAGCTTGGGCCTGTGGGGTGCCACCAAAGATGACAGGACACCAGAAAATGATGAAATCCTCAAGCAATTGGATGGTGGAAGCCAGCTAATGGTGGTTAACTGTTTCCCTCCATGCCCTGAACCTGACCTCACATTAGGAATGCCACCACACTCGGATTATGGATTCTTAACCCTTCTTCTCCAAGATGATGTTGAAGGTTTACAGATTCAATACAAAGGAGAATGGATCACCGTTGAACCAATGCAAAATTCTTTTGTTGTCAACATTGGTGATCACCTTGAG ATATTTAGCAACGGCAGATACAAAAGTGTGTTGCATAGAGTTATTGTGAATCCTGCTAAGCTTCGGCTATCAGTGGCCTTATTGCATAGCCTACCTTTCGATTACATGGTTAGACCGTCGCCGAAACTAATTGACGACGCTAATCCAAGGCGCTACAAAGATACAGATTTTGCCACTTTTCTCCATTACATCTCAACCTGTGAGCCCAAGAAAAAAAACTTCTTGGAGTCTAGGAAATTTACCTGA